The following is a genomic window from Synechococcus sp. JA-2-3B'a(2-13).
GAGCCGGCAAAATTTCGCAGCTGGCTGGGGCGGATCGCCACCAACCTGTTTTACGACGAGCTGCGCAAGCGCAAACGACAGCAGCAGCCCCTTTCTCTGGATGCGCCGATTCAGATGCGGGATAGCGAGATGGAATGGGAGCTGCCCAGCGAGAGCCCCAGTCCCCATGAGCACCTCGCCACCTGCGAGTTCTACGAGCGATTGCACCAAGCCGTCCGCGACTTGCCGCAGGCCTTTCGCCAGACAATCCTGCTGCGGGAAATTCAGGGGATGGCTTATGAGGAAATTGCCGAGATCACAGGGGTGTCTTTGGGCACTGTTAAGTCTCGCATTGCGCGCGCCCGCGCCCGCCTACAATCCACCCTAAAACCCTACCTTAATGGTGAATGACCATGGTTCGCGGCAACCCCAACCCCGACCCCAGGGATCCCCAGCAAGAGCTGCCGGTGGTGGATGAGCGTTTTGAACAGTTGAGCGCCTACTTGGATGGGGAATTGTCGTCTCAAGAGGCGCGGCAGGTGGAAGATTGGCTGGCCAGCGATCCTCAGGCGCGGCAACTGTACAGCCAACTGGCAGCTCTGCAGGCCGGTTTGGCCAATCTCAAGGCCCCAACCTTGAACTCCACCCAGACGGAGCTGTTGATTAGCCGTGTGTTCGCTGAGCTGGATCGGAGGCCGGTGCTCGACCTGGGCTGGCGGCAACGTAAGGGCACCCCTTGGGGACGGGTGGCAGCGGCTGTAGTGGCCTTGGCAGGGGCGGGCTGGGTGGGATGGCGTTGGTCTCATCCCCAGCCTTTGGTATCGCTGGAAGATCCGCCGGTGCGCGTGGCCATCGTGCCTGCCTCTGCTCGTGTTGCCCAACGCTATCTTTTCGAGGCGGGGCAAAAACAAGATGCCTACTCGATTTTGTTTGAGGCAATGCCCGACCGTGGATCTCGCTCCGCCAACGGGACCGGAGCCGTTCGCATCAACGGGACGGAGTCCTTGGTGGGCTGGGAATGACCTGAGCAGGCTTGAGAAAGACTGAGGAGCGCAGGGTGGAAAAAGCAGTTCGCTGGGCTTGTGGGCTAGGAGTCTGCCTTTGGCTATGCAGTCTGGGATCCCTGTCGGCCCAGGCAGATCCCAGCAGTAGCCATCTGGCAGCGCCGTTCGCGCCGGCGGGACGGAGTCCGAAGCAGTTGCACTCCTCTCCCAGTGGACAGGAGCCTGCCCCCCAGCCCACAAACCTGCCTTCACCCGGATCCCGTCTCACCCCTGCCCCCGATCAAAACCAATGGGCCCCTCCCAAGACGGAGCTATCGCCCTTTCCGGACTTCCCCCTTCTCAAGGAGTTGGATCCGCCCCCGCCAAGCTTGGCCGACCTGGGCATCCATTGGGATCGCTTGGCCCTGCTGCCGGATCCCGAGCTGGCAGAGGAAATGGATGTGGAGTTCAGCCGCCGTCTAGCCCGCCTAAACCGGCAAATTGCCAACCAACAAGAGCGCCTCTACCGCCTTTTGCAAACCTGGGACTCCGACGAGGCCGATATCCGCCAAATTCAGGCCCAACTGAGCCAGTTGCGGACAGAACGGGATCGCCTAGCTCTGGAACACCTGTTGATGCTGCGGCAGCTGCAAGAGAACTTCGCCCTACCTCTACCCGACCGCTCGGCTGCCAGCTCTCCCTGAGGAGTCCTTGGGTTCGGGTTATGATCTGAGGGAGGGGCAGACGCAACCCCCAACGGAGCTGAGGGATGGCCAAAGTGCCCAGTAACCCAGACATTGAGCAATTAGCTGCTGCCATTGGTAAAGAAGTTTACATCGATGTGGCCCGCTGGCATCTTTACCTGCGCGATGCCCACCTGCATACTCTTTTGGCGGAGCGACTGGCACCCCAGGTGATGGCAGGCAAGGTGGATGAGGACGCCGTCACAGAGATCTTGCAAGGGATCCCGGTGAAAGTGGGGGGTGGGCGCAAAGAATTGCCCCTGGCCGATCTCCTGCCGATGCAAAGCCTGCTTAACCTGCTGGACGTGCTGGAGGAGTTCAGCCGCAAATGGGCCCAATAGAGACCAATAGAGAAAGGTAGAGCGGTGCATCATCAGTCTAAACCTATGCGGCCTGGCCCCTGGCTCAAGCTCGGCAGCCTTATTCCGCTGCTCTGGCTGTTGTCGGCCTGTCAGGGAACCGAGTGGGGAGAACGGCTGGAGCGCGCTGTACGCCCAGTAGGTCTGCCCACAGCCCAACCTGAGCTGCCGGCATCTCCCTCGCCTCAACCTTTGCCGGGATCCATCCCACCCTCTATCTCGATCCCCACT
Proteins encoded in this region:
- a CDS encoding anti-sigma factor family protein, with amino-acid sequence MVRGNPNPDPRDPQQELPVVDERFEQLSAYLDGELSSQEARQVEDWLASDPQARQLYSQLAALQAGLANLKAPTLNSTQTELLISRVFAELDRRPVLDLGWRQRKGTPWGRVAAAVVALAGAGWVGWRWSHPQPLVSLEDPPVRVAIVPASARVAQRYLFEAGQKQDAYSILFEAMPDRGSRSANGTGAVRINGTESLVGWE
- a CDS encoding sigma-70 family RNA polymerase sigma factor; translation: MDAALSDISGQRWSVLVKNVPVRPEKLADVDLVLICQQGSQPHREAFAELMRRHQAHVDKVLYHLAPDWHDRHDLAQEVWIRAYRHLKRLQEPAKFRSWLGRIATNLFYDELRKRKRQQQPLSLDAPIQMRDSEMEWELPSESPSPHEHLATCEFYERLHQAVRDLPQAFRQTILLREIQGMAYEEIAEITGVSLGTVKSRIARARARLQSTLKPYLNGE
- a CDS encoding DUF3181 family protein, with protein sequence MAKVPSNPDIEQLAAAIGKEVYIDVARWHLYLRDAHLHTLLAERLAPQVMAGKVDEDAVTEILQGIPVKVGGGRKELPLADLLPMQSLLNLLDVLEEFSRKWAQ